The Actinomyces wuliandei genome contains the following window.
GATGAGTGCAGCGGTGATGATGAGACGCGCACCGGGCGTGGAGGCAGGCTAGTTCCTGCCTCGCTTGAACAGTTCGCCGCTCATGACGTCGGCCTCCAGCTGCTCCAGCGTGCGCCCCTTGGTCTCAGGAACGTAGATGAAGAAGAAGGTGAAGGCGATGGCGTTGAGGACGGCGAAGCCGAGGAAGGACATGGACAGTCCTATCGCAGAGATGACACTGGCGAAGACCAGACCGAGGAGAGAGTTGGTCATCCACAGGACAAACACCGACAGCCCCATACCGAAGGCCCGCATCTTCAGCGGGAAGATCTCCGAGAGCGTCACCCAGGTGGCCACGTTGAGGCACAGCTGCATGGAGCCGACAAAGAACACGATGAGGGCCAGCAGGACGAAGGGTCTGGCACCGCCTTCCGGCAGGAACCTGGCGGCGCTGGCAATGAGCACGTGCGAGACCGCGACCAGCCCGTAGCCCCACAGGAAGGTCTTGCGGCGGGAGAAGCGGTCCATCATCTGCAGGGCGACGATCGCGGCAATGACGGAAATGGTGGCCGGGGCTATATTGGCAATGAGTGCTGCCCCCGTACTGAACCCAGACTCTCTCAGCACTCTTTCACCGTAGTAGAGGATGGAGTTGATACCGGTGGTCTGCTGGAAGAAGCCGATACCACAGCCGATGAGGACGATGCGCACCAGGTTCCGGTTGGAGAAGATCTCCGAGATGCTCATGTTGACCCGGCTGGCCTCCTCCTTGCTCGCGGCCTGGATCTCGGCCAGCTCGGGCTTGGCCCGCCCCTCGGGCCGCAGGGAGTCCAGGATCTCCAGCGCCTCCTCCTCGCGGCCCTTGTCCGCCAGCCAGCGGGGGGACTCGGGCAGGCGGGTGACACCCAGCAGCAGGAGGATGGCGGGAATGGCCGCCATGGTGAACATGACGCGCCACACCCAGGGGTACTGCTCACCCCAGACGTTGCCGATGATGGCGTTCATGACGATGGCCAGGAGCTGGCCGGTCACGATCATCATCTCGTTGCGCCCGGCCAAGGAGCCGCGGATCTCGTAGGGGGCGAGCTCGGCCAGGTAGACCGGAACCACCACGGAGGCGGAGCCCACAGCCAGTCCCAGGATGACGCGCCCGACGGCGAGCATCGGCAGGTTGACGGCGGTGACAACGACAGCCACGCCCACGATGAACAGGGCGGCCATGACGGTGATCGTCGTCTTGCGGCCGATCCTGTCGGAGATACGGCCGCCGGTGAGGGCGCCGACGGCACTGGCGAACAGCAGCGAGCTGACGGCGATGCCGACTTCGATTTCTGAGAGATTCAGCTGGCCTGGCTGTTCCATAAAACTCTGGGCGCCGTTCATGACGCTGGTGTCATACCCGAAGAGCAGGCCGCCCAGGGTGGCGATAAGGGCGACGACGGTCAACCGGGCACGGTAGGGACCGGGTGTGAGCGGAGGCAGCTTGACAGCACCGCCCTGGGTGGCGGTGGTGGTGGGGCCATGCGACACAGTGACTCCTTTGTCGGTTCGAAAGCGGGGCTAACGCTAGCACGGACGTTGACCAAATGTCATGACAAGCCGTCTAAGTGATTCATGCCACTATCCTGTCCGGAGGCGTCCCGTTCGAGGAGGCTGCCGGGCACGGGCCGCCACCTGCCGCCCGCCTGACAGCCCGGCAGCTCTTGGGCCTGTCGCCGCTCTCAGCGGCGTCAGGGCCTACCCGACCGCCAGGACCACGGAGACGGCATAGCTGCCGTCATGGGACAACGACACCGGCCAGTGCTCAGGACGTGACCGACCTTCGCCCAGGCTGGCCTCCACCGCCTGCGCCAGCTCTCCCGACAGGCGCAGCCAGGGGCGCCCCCAGTGGTCTGTGGCAACCTCGACCTCCTGCCAGTCCAGCCGCTCGGGGGCTATAACGGGCGCCGGTCCCCCGGAGACGCGGGCGCTGCGGTGGGCACCCAGGGCCAACGCCTGGCTCCAGGCCTTGACGAAGGCCTCCTTGGCCGCCCAGCGCGCCGCCAGGTGCTGGGCCTCCCCCTCGCCGCCCGCACCACGCGCCTCTGCTCTCCTGCGGGCCTCACGACGCTCGCGCGGGGTGAAGGCCCGCTCAGCGAAGGCGGTCCCCGGGGTGCTCATCTGCTCGGCGAGGCCGGGGACATGGACGAGGTCGACGCCGACGCCCAGGGCTTGCGTGCCAAGAGGAGCCTGGGGTGCTGCGGGCGGGCTGGGCTGAGTCATAGGCAGCAGTGTGCCTCTGGGTGGCGCCCCAGTGCCGCCGCCCAGCCGGGTAGGAGGCGCACCTGGGGCCGGGACACCTGTGTGGCGGGTACCCCGCAGGTACCCGCCACACAGACAGTGCTGCCGCTTGGACTCATCCTGCCCAGAGGCAGGTGACCTCACGGGCTCCCAGACGAGTCCGCAGGCGGCTCAGTCCTCCTCAGGCACCTCCCCGGCGTGGTAGACGCCGTCGGCGCCCAGCCGGGCCTGCGGGTCCAGCAGCATGGCGGCCTCGACCTCGTGGGGGTCACGCCACGTGGTCTCCTCGCCCAGGCGACGGCCCTGCACCGGCTCGAACAGCAGTGCCCGGCCGATCATGCCCGCACGGCGGCGGCGCGTTCCGGCAGCCAGGCGGGCGTTGGCCGAGGCCAGCCAGGCCTCCACCGCCTCCTGGCCACCCTCCTGGCGCAGCGCGGCCTCGAAGGCTCCGGGGTGGACCAGGGCGATGAGCCCGGAGACGTGGCCGAAGCCCAGCGAGGTGAGCAGGCCGGCGCGCACCGGTCCCGCACCCGGGACCCGGCCGGTCTGCCCGCCCCGGCCCGCCAGGCGGATCGGGGTGCGCGGCCACACCCAGAAGGCGTCGCGCTCCAGGGGAGCGTCCACGACGTCCAGGGAGGCGTTGCCCGGTGCCACGCCGGTGGCGAGGATCTCCGCCAGGCCGGAGACCTGGAAGACTGCGGCCCCTCCCTTGGCGTGACCGGTGATGGTCTTCTGGGACACGGCCACCAGCGGGTTGCCCTCGCTGCGCCCCAGCGCGCGCGCCAGGCGCGTGTGCAGCTCGGACTCGTTGGGGTCGTTGGCACCGGTGGAGGTGTCGTGCTTGGAGACCACGGCGATGTCGTCAGCCTCCACGCCCAGGGCGGCCAGCGCCCGCGCCAGGCGCGAGCCCGGCCCCCCGCGCCCGGCCCCCAGCGCCCCCAGGCCAGGAGCGGGGATCGAGGTGTGGGCGCCGTCGGCGTAGGAGGAGACGAATCCGACCACGCCAGCCACGGGCAGACCCAGGCGGGCCGCGACCGACCCGCGCGCAAGGATGACGGTGCCTCCGCCCTCAGCCTCCACGAAGCCGCCACGGCGGCGGTCGTTGGCTCGGGAGAAGTGGCGGTCAGAGATGCCCTTGGCCCGCATGGCGGCGGCCTCCGCCGTGGCACTCATGTCGCCGAAGCCCACCACCGACTCGATGGAGATGTCGTCAATGGCTCCGGCCACGACCACGTCGGCCTTGCCCAGGGCGATCTTGTCCCACCCCTCCTCAATGGAGACGGCAGCGGTGGCACAGGCCGAGACCGGCTGGACCATGGACCCGTAGCCGCCCACGTAGGACTGCATGACGTGGGCCGCCACGACGTTGGGCAGCGCCTCCTGGAGGATGTCGCTGGGGCGCTCCTCACCCAGGAGACGACCCACGAACATCTTGCGCATGGACTCCATCCCACCGAAGCCGGTGCCCTGTGTGGAGGCCACGTCGGAGGGGTGCACCGCAGCCAGCAGCTCGGCAGGGGTGAACCCTGCCGACAGGAAGGCGTCCACCGCCGTCACCAGGTTCCAGGAGGCCATGATGTCCATGCCCTGGACCATGGAGGCGGGGATGCCCCAGCGCTGCGGGTCGAAGTCACGCGGGAACTGACCACCCACCGTCCGCGACAGGGCAGCCCTGCGGGGCACGCGAGCCAGGGACCCCACCAGGCGGGTGACTGTCCACTCCCCTGTCTCAGGGTCGGGTGCCACCAGGGTGTGCTCAGGGTCGGAGACCTCGATCGTGCGGGCGGTGGCCTCGTCGGGCACGGTCAGGGTGATGTCGTGGTCCAGGTAGACGGCGACCTCCTCGTCGGCCACCGGCGCGATGACGCCGTCGTCGACGAACTCGCGGATGCCGCAACGAGCCACCACCTCATCACGGTAGCGCTCCAGGACGTCGGACTCCTCGACCAGCTCGCCCTCGGTGTCGTACCAGCCAGCCTTGGGGCTGTCCTGCCAGGTGAGCAGGCCCATGCCCCAGGCGAGCTCGAGCACACCCGCAGCGGTCAGCTCGACGTCCTCGCCCCCGGTCATCCCCAGCTCGGCCTCACGGCGCGTGCGGGCCGAGCCCCAGGTGGAGACCTCACCGGTGGAGACCACGACGACCATGTCCTCCAGGGTGGCGTCCACCTCACCCCAGTCCGGGGCGGTGGGCTGGGTGGGTACCACGGGGGTGGGCAGGGCCTTGATCGTCGCGGGCAGCTCAGCAGCCGGGGCGGCTTCCCGCGCCTGAGCGGCTGCGGTCTCGCGCAGGGCCACGAGGTCGAAGCCGTCACCCAGGCCGCCGGTCAGGTCAGCCTGGACTGGGGCCGTGGCAGCCTGGGACCGGACCTGCGGGCTGCACAGCCCGGTCAGCTCGACGGCCATCTCCTGGGTGGACCAGGTGCGCACCCCGGCGGCCTCCACGGCGGCCACCAGAGAGTCGTTGCCCCCCATGAGCCCGGTGCCCCGGACCCACCCGATACGCGGGTGGGCCAGTGTGACCCGCTGGGACCAGTCCCGCTCGGAGGACCAGCGGGTGACCACGGCGTCCAGGGCCGCCTTGACCTCGCCGTAGGCACCGTCCCCACCGAAGGTCCCGCGGTTGGGCGATCCGGGCAGGACCACGTGCAGACGGTGGTCCACATGGGTGTCAGTGCCGATGGCGCTGAGCGCGGCGATGGTGCGCTCCATGCTCCACAGCAGCAGCCGGGCCTGGGACTCCGCCCCAGGACCCGCGTCAGCCAGGGTCCCGCTCACCCGTGGTGCGGCGAAGGGGAACAGGAGCGTGGGAACCAGGGCCTCCTTGACGACAGTCGTGCTTCCGCCGGAGGTGACCACCTGCTCGTTGCCGATCCACTGGGCCAGGGCGTCCACGTCCCGGTAGGAGGACAGGTTCGCGGGAACCATCCACAGCCGGGCCCCGGCCGCCGCGTGGTCGCGGTAGAGCGAGGTGGCGAAGGCGAGGCGCTCGTGGGTCAGCCGTGAGCTGGTGGCGACCACGGTCGCTCCCCCGGCCAGCAGCTCGCCCACGACGGCCGCCGCGATGGAGCCCGGCGCCACACCGGTGACCACGGCGACGTCCTGCGCCCAGCGGACCGTGGCGTCCTGGGGCTGCGGTCTGGTCGCGGCAGCCTGGCCGATGGCCTCGGCAAGGGCGGCTCGCTCGGCACGGTCGGGCAGGTCCGTGTCCCGCAGGGTACGAGCCCACCAGGCCGCCTGGTCGGCCACGGCCTGGCCCAGGCCCGTGTAGCGTCCCGGCACCAAGGTGTCTCGGGAGGCCTCCAGGTCGGTCTCCCCCGAGCCCAGGCGGGCGAGGTCCTCACGGGCGGTAGCCCAGCGGTCGTCAACAAGCACGGCCCGCTCGGGCGTGAAGGCCGGGGTCACGGACTTCACCCAGCCGGAGCCGAGCTCGGCGTCCAGCGCCTCCAGGGCCGCCTGGGTACGGGCCGCCTCGTCACCGGCGTCGGCTGGCACACCAGTCTTGTCGGCCAGCCCCAGGGCGTCCAGGAGGGTGCGCGCGGTGGTGGCTAGGACCCCCTCCTCCCCAGTCACCGTGGCAGCGAAGGCGTCCAGGGCGGCGGAGTCCACGACGGCCCCCCCACCGGCACCACCGGCGCTGGGCATGGATACGCTGACACCGTGGTCGCTGGCGACCGCCTGCACGGCGGAGTCAATGAGCGCATCCACCGCAGAGGCCGAGGTCAGGGGTGCGGAGGAACCCAGCGTGGCCAGGTCCTCGCCCCTCATGGAGGCGCCCTCCCGGGTCCCCAGGAAGATTGCGGCGGTGACGTGGGAGACCCAGCCGGGTCCCAGCCCCCAGGTGGAGGTGACCCGGTCGGCCACGCGGGAGGCGCGCACGCCCGAGGGTCCCAGGATCCGCGACAGGCCCGAGCGGATCGCCTCGGTGAGCACCGGGCCGAAGGCCTTGTAGCCGGGAGCCCCCTTGGCGACCGTGCTGGCCAACGCCGTCATGTCTGCGTCAGCCGCGCCGTCGATGGAGGCCAGCTCCAGCTCGGTGCCCAGGTCCATGAGCAGCTGGTTGCGCCGCGAGGAGACCCCGTTGGTCAGCGTCTCGGTGGTGTCCGTCGCGCCGATCTGAGAGGGCAGGATCCGGGCGGCGTGGGCCAGGAGCACGGTCAGCGCGTCGGTCGCTGTGAAGGAGAGGTCCTCCACCGGACCGGAGGCGGCAGGCGCTGGCGAGGGTGACGGCGTCGGCTGCGTGGCGGGCACCGGCTCCCCCTGTGCGGGCTGCGGTGTGGCAGCAGGCTCCGCAGCCTGGTCAGCAGGCTCAGCGGAGGACTGCGGGCCCTCAGCGGTACCGGGCTCCTCCGCCTCGGTGGCGCCGAGGTCCACGGCGGGGTCGGTGTCGGTAGCCAGGACCCGGGCCTCGTCACGCCGTACGTTGTGCACGGTGACGTGGCGGCCCGCGTGCTGAGGCAGACGCAGGGTGTTGGTCGCCAGGTTGGCCAGGGTCGGTGAGCTGGCCAGGCCGACCTCGACGACGTGCTCAGTGCCTAGCCCGCCCTCCTGCGGGGAGGACAGCAGCACGTCCTGGGTCTCGATCCAGCGCACCGGTGAGGCGAACTGCCAGGCCAGGAGCTCCACCAGCAGCAGACGGGCCAGCTCGCTGGGGCGCGAGGTCCACGAGTCCCAGTCCGCCAGGGCGTCCTCGACAGGCTGGGAGGGCACCACGTCCAGGATCGAGCGGGCGAAGTCCTGGGTCAGGGCGAAGGGCCGGGCCACGAGGTTAGGCACGTAGTGGCCCACGAGCCGCTCGACGTCCAGGTCGGTGGGGACCAGCTCCAGGAGCCGCTCGCGGAACTCTGGCACGCCGGGACGCAGCACCTCGGAGTGGAAGGGCACGTCGATGCCGGGCACGAACATGAAGGGGTTCTTGCCGCCCCGAGCCGTGGCCCTGGCCCGGCAGTCCGCAGCCAGCGCGTCCAGGCCCTTGATCGTGCCCGCAACCGCGTACTGCACGCCCGCGAGGTTGTAGTTGACGATCTGGAGGAACTCCCCCGTCTCCCGGGAGATCGAGGCCACGTAGTCCTCGACCTCGTCGGCCTTGATCCCGGCCTGGTTGGGGCGCAGGGCACCCATCCGGTAGCTGGAGGCGCCGTCGTCGTCCCTGGGGACCAGGGAGTGCATGGTGGAGCCGCGCTGGAAGACGATGGAGATCGTGGTCTCCACCGGCATGACGCGCCCGTAGGAGCTCAGCGCCGTGTACTCCCCCAGCGAGTGGCCGGCGAAGGCCGCACCCTCCACGAGGGCTCCGGCCTCGGCCAGGCGCGCAGTGGTCGCCATGGCCACGACAGCCAGGGCCACCTGGGTGAACTGGGTGAGGTTGAGCAGTCCCTCAGGGTGGCGGTAGGTCGTCCCCCGGGCGGTCATCTCCGTGGGGTTGTCCCGCACCAGGTTGATGACGGAGAAACCGAGCTCGGCGCGGGTGTGGGCGTCAGCCCTCTCCCAGACCTCACGGGCGGCCTTGGAGGAGGTGCGCTCGTCCAGGCCCATGCCGGTGGTCTGGATGCCCTGTCCGGGGTAGATGTAGGCGGTCGGCTCAGGCACGGTCACGGCCGTACCCCGGGAGACGACCTCCCCGCGCACGCGGCAGACCGCCTCCAGCACGTAGCCGCCACCGACCACCAGGCCGGTGCGCTCCACGGTGATCTCGACCTCGTCCAGGAGGTCGACCGGGCCGGTCATGACATAGGTCCATCCCGCCAGGACGTGGCGCGTCCCGTCGGCGGCGGTGGCGGCCGCTACCTGCTGGGCGGTGGCGGACAGCCACATGCCGTGGACGAGAGGTGCGTCCATGCCCGCCACCTTGGCGGCGTTGTAGGAGGTGTGGATCGGGTTGAAGTCGCCGGTCACCCGGGCGAAAGCCGTCATGTCTGCCGGTGCGGTCACCGTGGCACGGCGCAGGATACGGCGGGCGGAGGCAGCGGTGGGACGCCCGGTGCCACCAGCGGGATCCGGAGCAGTGGGGATGTCAGTTCCCGAGGCTCGGCCGCGGACAGCGAAGCGCTCCCGCATGAGCGCCACGAGGGTGCCGTCGGAGGCGTTGACCAGCTCCAGGCGCACGTCCACCACCCGGCCGGCGCTGGAGTCCTCCAGGGCGTCGACCCACCCGGTGACGTTGATGGTCGGGCTGGTGGAGGCAGCCTGCGTCAGCTGGTGCAGAGTGAGGTGAAGATCCACCGTGTGGTCGAGGTGGACCGCGCCAAGAAGACCCTCAATGAGAGGCATGCCGTCCTCGACCACCGAGCCCAGCGCGGCGTAGACAACGGGCCAGCAGGGTCCCAGGAGCGCGTCGGGAACCAGTGGCGCCGCAGAGAGGTCCGCAGGCAGCGCGTCGGCAGTGACCGAGGCGTGGTCGTGGCCCAGGGTCGGAGCCAGGGTGAAGGAGCCGTGGATGGTCCCGAAGTCCTGCGTCACCGGGCGTCCCAGGGCGTCGGTGGCCCCCGGCAGGGCTGGGCGGACCTCGGGCAGGTGGTCCACGTGGTCACCGGTGACAGAGACCGCGCCCACGCCGGCCGTGGCGCGCAGCAGGTCGTTCATGGTCTCCGAGATCCGCTCGGGGTCCACCAGGGGCGCGGCACCGTCCCAGGCCCGGGCCAGGCGCAGCGGGACGACGAGACGGCGCACCGCGTGCACGGCGTCCCCGCCAGGGGTGGAGTCCCAGTGGGTGTCCAGGCGGATGTCGAGGTCGTAGGCGTCCTCGGCCAGGTCCGGACGGGCCACGACCGTGTAGGCGTCCTCGGCCAGCACCGTGGCCGGGTTGATGGTGAGGTGCCCGTTCCACAGCACGTGAGGGGTGGCCCGGACCAGCTCGGTGGCGTCGGTGACCGGTGAGGAGGTCATGACCTCGGCCCTGCTGCCGACACCCAGGCGCCCAGCAGCCTCCTGCTGGGTCGCGTCGGCGGCCTGCAGTGCCTCCACGGCCGCGGTCTCGAACCGTCCCAGCAGGTCGCCAACCGGCTCGTTGACGGTCGTGATGCCCGCGACGGCCACAGGTCCAGGGATGATGCGGACCTGGTCGGCCGTGTAGCGGGGGTCCTGGGACTGCCACAGGGAGTCGGTGCCCCACCACCGCAAGATGTCGGCGTCCAGGACCGGCACAAAGGGGACCGGCTTGGGGTGCTTGCGGCACAGGTCGACGAACCAGGCGGCGTCGACCGGCTCCACCCGTGTCGTGGCAGCGGCCGGGTAGCGCTGGGCCAGGGCGGCCAGGGCGGCGTCGGCGTCGATGACGTCGTCGTACCCGGCGAACAGGGTGGGGACCTCGCCGTGGTCAGCCTGGGTGAGACGGGCCTCGACGCGGTGGAGCAGGTCGAGGAAACGGTCGTACCAGCCCTCGTCAGCCCAGTCCTCCAGGGTGGCCGACCGTCCCTCGTGCGGTGACACGCACAGCTCGGCGTAGCGGGAGGCCCACTCCAGGTAGGTCAGCTCCTCGACGTCGCCGAAGTAGGGCTTGGCTGTCTTGGACAGCGCGGTGATCATCTCCTCGCGGCGCCGCGCCATGGCCTCCTCGTCCCCGGCCAGCTCCTGGATGAGCCGTGAGGCGCGGGCGGAGGAGTTGTCGATCTCGTAGAGGTCGGCGCGCAGGTGGGACAGGCCTGAGGTCATCCCCCCCACGGAGTCGCCCGAGGCGACCCAGCCTCCCTCGACTCCGGAGTCCTCCGGGATCCCGGGGGTGTCGACGAGGAGCTGCTTGACGTCGTCGTTGGTCCGCGCCTCCAGGCAGGTCATGGCGGCCGTGCCGACCATGACCCCGTCCACGGGGGCAGCGGCCGTGCCGTAGGCCAGGGCCCAGCGCCCGGTGAGGTAGTCAGCGGCCTTGGACGGGGTGCCGATACCGCCACCGACGACGAGGACCACGTTGCTCACGGCCCGGATGGCGTCGTAGGTGGCCAGGAGCATCGTGTCCAGGTCCTCCCACGAGTGGTGGCCCCCGGCGTGGCCGTCCTCGACCTGCATGATGACCGGGGACTGCGGGACGGCCTGGGCGATGGCCAGGACCTGCCGGATCTGGTCAACGGTTCCCGGCTTGAAGGCCACGTAGGGGAAACCTTCGCCGTGGAGACGCTCCAGAAGTGCGGTCGCCTCCTCCAGCTCGGGGATCCCGGCGGAGATGACGATGCCGTCCACCGGGGCACCCCCGGCACGGGCCTTGGACAGCAGCCGCTGGGTCCCCAGGTGCAGGTTCCACAGGTAGCGGTCCATGAACATCGCGTTGAACGCAGCGGTCCGCCCCGGCTCCAGGGCCTGCTCCAGGCCCGACAGGTTGCCGGCCAGGACCGTGGCGGTGGCCTGGCCGCCGCCGGCCAGCTCCGCCCAGTAGCCCGCGTTGGCCGCCGCCGCGACGATGGCAGGATCCACGGTGGTGGGTGTCATCCCGGCCAGGAGGACGGCGCTGCGGCCGGTCAGCCTCGTGAAGGCGGTATCCAGTGTGAGGCGGCCGTCAGGCAGCCGGGTCAGTCGCGGGGCGAAGCGGGAGCGGTCCACGCTCGGTGCGGGAGCAGCTCCGGGCCGGTCCAGGTCGTCGATGTCCTTGGCTGTGCCTGCGGCCACCACGGTGGTCCCGGTGCCGGCGACGACCCTCTCAGTCAGGCGCACGGTCACATGACCAGGCCCCAGGTCCAGCACTGTGCGCACCCGCGTGCCCCCCTCGCCAGCCTCCAGCGCGCTGGAGACGAGGGACGGCCAGTCAACTGGGTCGGTCAGCACCGCCTGGGCCAGGTCACGGGCCAGGGTCTGGTCCAGCCCGCAGGTGCCGGCCCACGCGGCGACGTCGTCGACGGCGGCAGCCAGCAGCGGGGTGTGGAAGGGAACTGACGTCGCCAGGAACTCGGTCACCGGGCTCAGCACAGCGCCGCCGCGACGACGCTCCCGACGGGCCTTGGCGCTGTGCTCGGCCGCGGCCTCCAGGGCGGTGACCACCCGCTCCAGGTCGGCGGGCCGCCCCGACAGGATGTGAGCCTGGGGGCCGTTGGTCACCCCGACAGCGATCCGCTCCGAGCCGGAGACCCGCTCCAGGACGCTGTCCAGCACCGTCCGGGGTACCCCACGTACCGAGAGCATCGGGGTGGACTCCCCCACGGTCCCCAGGTCGAGGCGCCGTGTCGCCCGGGCAGCGGCGGCACCGATGAGCCTGGCGACGGCGTGCACCTGCACGACCTCCTGGTGGGGCCCGCCCCGGCCGGTGTCCTTGCCGACCTGCTGCATTGCCTCCAGGAGGGCGACCGCCAGCACCCCCTGGGAGTGGCCCAGGGCAGCGGCAGCGGGAGTGTCGACCAGGTTCACGCCTGCGGCTGGCAGGGAGGCCAGGACCGCGTGCTGGGCCATGAGGATGCCCGGTACGGAGACGTCGGCGCCGTCGGCCTTGGAGCGCTGTTCCGGAGCGACAGGAGAGGCTGCCTCGTCCAGGAGACGGGCACCGCGCGGGGTGACAGTGAGCAGGTCGGTGGCCACCGGTGCCAGGCAGGTCGCCACGGCGTCGTCTACCGACGTCAGTGTGGCAGCCAGCTGACGATCCAGGCCGACAAGGTCCTCCAGCGTGGATCGCCAGGGAGTCGCCTGGCCACCAAAGGTGACGACGAAGGGTTCTGCTGCGGAGCCCAGCCTGTCTGCGACGGAGGCGGAGGCGTTGGGCGTGGTCGGTGCTGTGTGCGCGGTCATGTGCACGATCGTCGGGTCCTTCGGTTGTCGGTACTGGCTTCGGGAGGCCGTGCAGGCAGGTCGGGGGCATGGTCCTGGTGGCCCGGTGGCACCCGGGTCACCAGGACCGACGCGTGAGGATCTCTCCGATCCTAGGCGATTCTGGTCATAGAGTCCGTCCTGAGGTGCGAGAGGTGGTACGGCCGGTGCGTGGACGCGTGGAGGAGCCCGGCGGGCTCCCTGGCAGGGGCACGTTCAGAGGGGCACGTTGTCGTGCTTCTTGGGAGAGGCTGGTCTCGCCTCGTTCTTGGCGCTCAGCGCTGCCAGGGAGTCGACAATGACCGTCCGGGTGTCCTCCGGGGCGATCACGGCGTCGATCTCACCGATGGCAACCGCCTTGTCCGGGTTGATGACCGACTCGGTGTACTCGGCGGTCAGGCGCTCCTGCTCGGCGGCGGCGGCGTCCTCGCCCTGCTCCTGGCGCACGCGCGCGAGGTCCCTGCGGTGGATGATGCCGACGGCCC
Protein-coding sequences here:
- a CDS encoding type I polyketide synthase produces the protein MTAHTAPTTPNASASVADRLGSAAEPFVVTFGGQATPWRSTLEDLVGLDRQLAATLTSVDDAVATCLAPVATDLLTVTPRGARLLDEAASPVAPEQRSKADGADVSVPGILMAQHAVLASLPAAGVNLVDTPAAAALGHSQGVLAVALLEAMQQVGKDTGRGGPHQEVVQVHAVARLIGAAAARATRRLDLGTVGESTPMLSVRGVPRTVLDSVLERVSGSERIAVGVTNGPQAHILSGRPADLERVVTALEAAAEHSAKARRERRRGGAVLSPVTEFLATSVPFHTPLLAAAVDDVAAWAGTCGLDQTLARDLAQAVLTDPVDWPSLVSSALEAGEGGTRVRTVLDLGPGHVTVRLTERVVAGTGTTVVAAGTAKDIDDLDRPGAAPAPSVDRSRFAPRLTRLPDGRLTLDTAFTRLTGRSAVLLAGMTPTTVDPAIVAAAANAGYWAELAGGGQATATVLAGNLSGLEQALEPGRTAAFNAMFMDRYLWNLHLGTQRLLSKARAGGAPVDGIVISAGIPELEEATALLERLHGEGFPYVAFKPGTVDQIRQVLAIAQAVPQSPVIMQVEDGHAGGHHSWEDLDTMLLATYDAIRAVSNVVLVVGGGIGTPSKAADYLTGRWALAYGTAAAPVDGVMVGTAAMTCLEARTNDDVKQLLVDTPGIPEDSGVEGGWVASGDSVGGMTSGLSHLRADLYEIDNSSARASRLIQELAGDEEAMARRREEMITALSKTAKPYFGDVEELTYLEWASRYAELCVSPHEGRSATLEDWADEGWYDRFLDLLHRVEARLTQADHGEVPTLFAGYDDVIDADAALAALAQRYPAAATTRVEPVDAAWFVDLCRKHPKPVPFVPVLDADILRWWGTDSLWQSQDPRYTADQVRIIPGPVAVAGITTVNEPVGDLLGRFETAAVEALQAADATQQEAAGRLGVGSRAEVMTSSPVTDATELVRATPHVLWNGHLTINPATVLAEDAYTVVARPDLAEDAYDLDIRLDTHWDSTPGGDAVHAVRRLVVPLRLARAWDGAAPLVDPERISETMNDLLRATAGVGAVSVTGDHVDHLPEVRPALPGATDALGRPVTQDFGTIHGSFTLAPTLGHDHASVTADALPADLSAAPLVPDALLGPCWPVVYAALGSVVEDGMPLIEGLLGAVHLDHTVDLHLTLHQLTQAASTSPTINVTGWVDALEDSSAGRVVDVRLELVNASDGTLVALMRERFAVRGRASGTDIPTAPDPAGGTGRPTAASARRILRRATVTAPADMTAFARVTGDFNPIHTSYNAAKVAGMDAPLVHGMWLSATAQQVAAATAADGTRHVLAGWTYVMTGPVDLLDEVEITVERTGLVVGGGYVLEAVCRVRGEVVSRGTAVTVPEPTAYIYPGQGIQTTGMGLDERTSSKAAREVWERADAHTRAELGFSVINLVRDNPTEMTARGTTYRHPEGLLNLTQFTQVALAVVAMATTARLAEAGALVEGAAFAGHSLGEYTALSSYGRVMPVETTISIVFQRGSTMHSLVPRDDDGASSYRMGALRPNQAGIKADEVEDYVASISRETGEFLQIVNYNLAGVQYAVAGTIKGLDALAADCRARATARGGKNPFMFVPGIDVPFHSEVLRPGVPEFRERLLELVPTDLDVERLVGHYVPNLVARPFALTQDFARSILDVVPSQPVEDALADWDSWTSRPSELARLLLVELLAWQFASPVRWIETQDVLLSSPQEGGLGTEHVVEVGLASSPTLANLATNTLRLPQHAGRHVTVHNVRRDEARVLATDTDPAVDLGATEAEEPGTAEGPQSSAEPADQAAEPAATPQPAQGEPVPATQPTPSPSPAPAASGPVEDLSFTATDALTVLLAHAARILPSQIGATDTTETLTNGVSSRRNQLLMDLGTELELASIDGAADADMTALASTVAKGAPGYKAFGPVLTEAIRSGLSRILGPSGVRASRVADRVTSTWGLGPGWVSHVTAAIFLGTREGASMRGEDLATLGSSAPLTSASAVDALIDSAVQAVASDHGVSVSMPSAGGAGGGAVVDSAALDAFAATVTGEEGVLATTARTLLDALGLADKTGVPADAGDEAARTQAALEALDAELGSGWVKSVTPAFTPERAVLVDDRWATAREDLARLGSGETDLEASRDTLVPGRYTGLGQAVADQAAWWARTLRDTDLPDRAERAALAEAIGQAAATRPQPQDATVRWAQDVAVVTGVAPGSIAAAVVGELLAGGATVVATSSRLTHERLAFATSLYRDHAAAGARLWMVPANLSSYRDVDALAQWIGNEQVVTSGGSTTVVKEALVPTLLFPFAAPRVSGTLADAGPGAESQARLLLWSMERTIAALSAIGTDTHVDHRLHVVLPGSPNRGTFGGDGAYGEVKAALDAVVTRWSSERDWSQRVTLAHPRIGWVRGTGLMGGNDSLVAAVEAAGVRTWSTQEMAVELTGLCSPQVRSQAATAPVQADLTGGLGDGFDLVALRETAAAQAREAAPAAELPATIKALPTPVVPTQPTAPDWGEVDATLEDMVVVVSTGEVSTWGSARTRREAELGMTGGEDVELTAAGVLELAWGMGLLTWQDSPKAGWYDTEGELVEESDVLERYRDEVVARCGIREFVDDGVIAPVADEEVAVYLDHDITLTVPDEATARTIEVSDPEHTLVAPDPETGEWTVTRLVGSLARVPRRAALSRTVGGQFPRDFDPQRWGIPASMVQGMDIMASWNLVTAVDAFLSAGFTPAELLAAVHPSDVASTQGTGFGGMESMRKMFVGRLLGEERPSDILQEALPNVVAAHVMQSYVGGYGSMVQPVSACATAAVSIEEGWDKIALGKADVVVAGAIDDISIESVVGFGDMSATAEAAAMRAKGISDRHFSRANDRRRGGFVEAEGGGTVILARGSVAARLGLPVAGVVGFVSSYADGAHTSIPAPGLGALGAGRGGPGSRLARALAALGVEADDIAVVSKHDTSTGANDPNESELHTRLARALGRSEGNPLVAVSQKTITGHAKGGAAVFQVSGLAEILATGVAPGNASLDVVDAPLERDAFWVWPRTPIRLAGRGGQTGRVPGAGPVRAGLLTSLGFGHVSGLIALVHPGAFEAALRQEGGQEAVEAWLASANARLAAGTRRRRAGMIGRALLFEPVQGRRLGEETTWRDPHEVEAAMLLDPQARLGADGVYHAGEVPEED